DNA from Synergistaceae bacterium:
ATTCGATTATGACGGATACCCCGTCCGGTATTACCGTTACTGAAGCGTCTTTTTTACCCAGCAGCTCCTCCGCTTTCGCCACCGCGTCCTGGAGCGACGCCGCCGGAATCATGTTCAAGTGCTCGATCATCTCAGGCGCAACCGAAGAAACCATAACTACCTTATGCTTCAGCAGGACGCGCAGGAATATCTGCGACTGCCACTGATCCGGCAGGGTCTCATCGCGTCCTCGCGCTGTAATAGCGCGCATCACCTGTTCGGCGGAACGCGTGGACTTGAAAGTGTCGTAGAAAGCCTCTCCCCCGTGACCATCGCAGCACTCCGCCGCTATCACGATCACCCCGCCGGGAAGGATGCTGGCCTCCGCGCCCGTCATAGCCTTGACGGCCTGATAGACGTTCTGGTCCAGTGGATAGCCCCCGTTCCCGGTGATGACGATATCAGCCGGAACGGGCTTTATCCCCGCCAGGCTCTTCAAAAAATCACAACCCTCGCGGTGCGCCGCGTCAGAGTCTCCGGCAAAGGCCGCGATGATTTTTTTGTCCGCGTCTAGGACGACGTTCAAAATAAAAGCCAGCTTTGCGGTCTTCGCGGCGAAAATCATGTCACCATGTATCGGGTTGCCGTCCAAAATTCCAGTCCGTGCCATATCGTGGGCGATAAACTCCGAGCAGTGATTGGCCAAAACGGTTTTATACCCTGCGACTCCTGGCAGCACAACCTTACGACCTCCGCTGTACCCGGCGAAGAAATGCGGTTCGATGAACCCCTCCGAGATAAGAAGGTCGCACTCCACAACCAAGCGGTTGACAACCAACGAGCCGCCTGACGGAAGCGTTCCCAACGCAACGAGGTTCTTTTCGTCATGACAGTCGTGTACCACAATGTTCTCAGAAGAGGAGAGCTCAGGCCCGAAACGGACGGCGATTTCCTCACGCGTCATGTTGCGGTGCAGGCCTGTGGCGACGAGCAACGTTATTTCTGCATCAGGGTTTCCCGCGCGAATTTCTTCTAATAAAAGGGGCATAGTGATACCGCTTGGAACGGGGCGAGTGTGATCGCTGGTAATGATGACGACGCGTTTTTTACCCTTCACGAGCTCTCGAAGTGGCGGAGAGCCTGTGGGAGCACCTAGGGCCTCGCGAACGAGGGAGGACTCGGTGGCTTTTGCCTTATAGTCGTGCGCTCGGGAGTACAGTACTCCTCTCAAGCGCTCTTCGGGAATCTCACAGATTATGGCCGATTTTCCGTATGGGACGCTGATTTTCATCTTCACTTGTTCCTCCTGTCTTCGTTATGGAATGGGTAAATTTATGTCCGTCACTCAGTCATTATACTGAAAATGTACTGAAAATGTATGGGAAATATACAACCCCCTCGACACGATCCAGAATCAAAAGCCTCCATTTCGGTCGATGGAACATTGTCAAAATTATTATAATAAATATTATGAAAAATGTTTGCCTATCGTAATCGGGGATTACGAGGCGTTGCAGCAGGCGAATGCATTCTCGGGTACAGGCCTGGCGTTGCGCCAGATTCAGGAACCTGCCGAGGCAAAAGGGGAATATGAAGTGCTGGAGTACATCAATTTGGGTTTTCTCTCGCTTGGCGGTTTCGAGTACAAAAAGGTGCAGAAGCTGACGGGGGAAACTTCCTGTTTCCGATATGTTTCCATCCCTCACAGGAATCTCAAAAACACATCCCACCGCCTCCTTTGCACGCGGGCGACTTGGGTTTCCATCCCTCACAGGAATCTCAAAAACTTGCCCGGCTCTTTCGTGCGTTTGTACTGGATGGTTTGTTTCCATCCCTCACAGGAATCTCAAAAACTGTGCTCTGCTGTACAGGGTATACAGAGGTATACAGGTTTCCATCCCTCACAGGAATCTCAAAAACGTGGTGGCCGTCGGAGGAACCTCTCGCTGAATCTAGTTTCCATCCCTCACAGGAATCTCAAAAACATGTGGGATCATTGAGGATTTCTTTTTCCACCAATTGTTTCCATCCCTCACAGGAATCTCAAAAACCCGCCGCACATTGACTATCACTAAACTCTTCATTTTCTCATTTATCATCATTCTCAAAACAAAGATATTATAAAAACACACTATTCTCTTGTCAAGACACGGGGTTAACAGACTTTTACGATCCGCGTCGATCCCCCTGGTTTTACGCAGGATCACACATCGACGAAACTTTTACCTGAAATTCCTACTCAAATTCTAGCTACGCTAACATACTTAAATCTACTACGACGCCATAGAACATGAACATCAAGACAAAC
Protein-coding regions in this window:
- the larA gene encoding nickel-dependent lactate racemase, translated to MKISVPYGKSAIICEIPEERLRGVLYSRAHDYKAKATESSLVREALGAPTGSPPLRELVKGKKRVVIITSDHTRPVPSGITMPLLLEEIRAGNPDAEITLLVATGLHRNMTREEIAVRFGPELSSSENIVVHDCHDEKNLVALGTLPSGGSLVVNRLVVECDLLISEGFIEPHFFAGYSGGRKVVLPGVAGYKTVLANHCSEFIAHDMARTGILDGNPIHGDMIFAAKTAKLAFILNVVLDADKKIIAAFAGDSDAAHREGCDFLKSLAGIKPVPADIVITGNGGYPLDQNVYQAVKAMTGAEASILPGGVIVIAAECCDGHGGEAFYDTFKSTRSAEQVMRAITARGRDETLPDQWQSQIFLRVLLKHKVVMVSSVAPEMIEHLNMIPAASLQDAVAKAEELLGKKDASVTVIPDGVSVIIE